From the Calderihabitans maritimus genome, one window contains:
- a CDS encoding bifunctional riboflavin kinase/FAD synthetase, whose product MKVIRTLDNIDEMRNLVIALGNFDGVHRGHRHLIEGVVSTARKINGTAGVLTFDPHPAKVLKPEASPGFILTPETKLRLIAHLGVDLTILVPFDEDLARIEPTKFIENILWEKLRPSVIYVGFNYTFGKAAKGRPELLKRYGEKLNFEVKIVPPVMIGGVPVSSTLIREMLVKGDISRAKDLLGYWPILEGKVVSGDQKGREIGFPTANLAMEEDLLLPARGVYAAWVIRKHEIYKGIVNIGYKPTFGERSTPTVEVHIFDLDEDLYGQSLELRLRQRIRPEKKFPGTRELAQQIRVDIETAKEVLREVEWTFLPVIAQD is encoded by the coding sequence ATGAAAGTGATACGTACTTTGGATAATATTGACGAAATGCGTAACCTAGTGATAGCTCTAGGAAATTTTGACGGAGTTCATCGGGGGCATCGGCATTTGATTGAGGGCGTAGTGTCCACGGCGCGAAAAATAAACGGTACAGCAGGAGTTTTAACGTTTGATCCCCATCCCGCCAAAGTTTTGAAACCGGAAGCTTCTCCGGGATTCATTCTCACCCCCGAAACTAAATTGCGTTTGATAGCACATTTGGGAGTCGATCTAACTATTTTGGTGCCCTTTGATGAGGATCTTGCCCGAATTGAACCGACGAAGTTTATCGAGAATATTCTTTGGGAAAAGCTGCGCCCCTCCGTAATTTATGTAGGGTTTAATTATACTTTCGGGAAGGCGGCCAAGGGTCGCCCTGAACTGTTAAAGCGTTATGGAGAAAAGCTCAATTTTGAAGTAAAAATAGTACCGCCGGTTATGATTGGCGGTGTACCGGTAAGCAGTACTTTGATCCGAGAAATGCTGGTGAAGGGTGATATCTCAAGAGCGAAAGATCTTCTGGGATACTGGCCAATCTTAGAAGGGAAGGTGGTCTCCGGCGACCAAAAGGGCAGAGAAATCGGTTTCCCCACCGCCAATTTAGCCATGGAAGAGGATCTTCTCCTTCCGGCGCGGGGTGTCTACGCCGCCTGGGTTATTCGTAAGCATGAGATATATAAAGGTATTGTCAATATCGGGTATAAACCGACGTTTGGAGAACGGTCTACCCCGACGGTGGAAGTACACATCTTTGATTTGGATGAAGATCTGTACGGACAATCTCTCGAATTGCGGTTGCGGCAGAGAATCCGACCGGAAAAAAAATTTCCGGGGACGAGAGAACTTGCCCAACAGATACGGGTAGATATTGAAACAGCTAAAGAAGTGTTGAGAGAAGTCGAGTGGACTTTTTTACCAGTTATAGCCCAAGATTAA
- a CDS encoding AMP-binding protein → MEDYEKTYAEFKLEVPEYFNFTRDVFDKWAADPDKLALWWVDDGGNEKKFTFRELSLRSKKLANVLKKHGIKRGDRVFLLLPRIPEWWESMLALLRIGAVVMPGTSQLTAKDIKYRFDASEGVAIITDVDNAPKVEEVKDECSTLRLMIVVGEREGWISYEEEVSSASEDFETENTRSDEPAILYFTSGTTGYPKMTVHTHASYPIGHIITGKFWLDLKPDDLHWNLSDTGWAKAAWSSFFGPWNMGAAIFAHHSTGKFDAGKTLELLEKYPITTLCGPPTAYRVFVLEDLTKYNFKALRHCVAAGEPLNPEVIEVWKKATGITIRDGYGQTETVCLVGSFPCLEVKPGSMGKPSPGFYVSVIDDEGNEVPPGQEGDIAVRIKPERPVGLFKEYWKDPERTAATIRGDWYVTGDRAIKDEDGYFWFVGRADDVIISSGYRIGPFEVESALVEHPAVAESAVVASPDEVRGEIVKAFVILAPGYEPSEELVKELQDHVKKVTAPYKYPREIEFVDSLPKTVSGKIRRVELRERERKKKLAQKETAASKQ, encoded by the coding sequence ATGGAGGATTACGAAAAAACTTACGCCGAATTTAAGTTGGAAGTGCCCGAATATTTCAACTTTACGCGGGATGTATTTGACAAGTGGGCTGCCGACCCGGACAAGTTAGCTCTTTGGTGGGTAGATGATGGCGGAAACGAGAAGAAGTTTACCTTCCGGGAGTTATCCCTACGGTCGAAGAAGCTGGCCAATGTGCTTAAGAAGCACGGTATTAAGAGAGGCGACCGGGTCTTCCTGCTGCTGCCGCGGATTCCTGAATGGTGGGAGTCTATGTTGGCCCTTCTGCGCATTGGAGCGGTTGTTATGCCCGGTACCAGCCAGCTTACCGCTAAAGATATAAAATATCGTTTTGACGCATCGGAAGGAGTCGCTATTATTACCGACGTAGACAATGCTCCCAAAGTAGAAGAAGTAAAGGACGAATGCTCGACCCTTCGCCTAATGATCGTAGTAGGGGAAAGAGAAGGCTGGATTAGTTATGAGGAAGAAGTGAGTTCTGCTTCCGAGGACTTTGAAACGGAAAACACCAGGAGCGATGAGCCGGCAATACTCTATTTCACCTCTGGAACTACCGGTTATCCGAAAATGACTGTACACACCCACGCCAGCTATCCTATCGGTCACATAATAACCGGCAAATTCTGGCTGGACCTGAAGCCCGATGATCTGCACTGGAACCTGTCCGATACCGGCTGGGCCAAGGCGGCTTGGAGCAGTTTCTTTGGTCCGTGGAATATGGGTGCTGCCATATTTGCCCATCACAGTACCGGTAAATTTGATGCCGGCAAAACTTTGGAATTGTTGGAAAAATATCCAATTACTACTTTATGCGGGCCTCCTACTGCCTACAGGGTTTTTGTTTTGGAAGACTTGACCAAGTACAACTTCAAGGCTCTGCGGCACTGCGTGGCTGCTGGGGAGCCGCTTAACCCTGAAGTCATAGAGGTCTGGAAGAAAGCTACTGGAATAACCATCCGGGACGGGTATGGTCAGACGGAAACGGTATGCTTGGTAGGAAGCTTCCCCTGCCTGGAGGTTAAACCCGGATCGATGGGCAAACCTTCTCCCGGCTTTTATGTATCGGTCATTGACGATGAAGGTAACGAAGTGCCGCCGGGTCAGGAAGGCGATATTGCCGTGAGAATCAAGCCGGAACGTCCGGTAGGACTGTTCAAAGAATACTGGAAGGATCCGGAAAGAACGGCAGCTACTATACGCGGCGATTGGTATGTAACTGGCGATCGGGCCATCAAGGATGAAGATGGATATTTCTGGTTTGTTGGTCGGGCGGACGATGTAATTATTAGTTCCGGATACCGGATAGGTCCTTTTGAAGTAGAAAGCGCCTTGGTAGAGCATCCCGCCGTGGCAGAATCCGCAGTGGTGGCCAGTCCTGACGAGGTCAGAGGAGAGATAGTGAAAGCTTTTGTTATTTTGGCTCCCGGTTACGAGCCTTCCGAAGAGTTAGTAAAAGAATTACAGGACCATGTCAAGAAAGTCACGGCACCTTACAAGTACCCGAGGGAAATTGAGTTTGTCGACTCTTTGCCCAAAACGGTTAGTGGTAAAATCAGACGGGTCGAACTGCGTGAAAGAGAGAGAAAGAAGAAGCTGGCGCAAAAAGAAACAGCTGCCAGCAAGCAGTAA
- a CDS encoding acetyl-CoA C-acetyltransferase, with translation MSGRETVIVSAARTPFGRFGGVLQPLSAVDLGAVAIKEAVKRAGIENDQVDYVLMGMVLQGGAGQIPSRQASIKAGLPLHVPSDTINKVCISSHRAVTMADEMIKAGYAEIVVAGGMESMSNSPYAVPRARWGYRMGNGELIDLMVYDGLRCAFHNVHMAVHGSKVAKEYGISRQEQDEWALRSHQRAIAAIDSGKLNDEIVPVEVPQRKGPALVVETDESPRRDTSLEKLAALPPIFIEDGTVTAGNAPGVNDGAGALVLMSREKAKALGLIPLATIVDHTWVAEEPAYIATVPGLATNKLLKKVGMNIHDIHLIEANEAFAAVTLTSGKITGWDPEKVNVNGGAIAYGHPIGASGARIIMTLIYELRRRGGGYGVAAICGGAAQGDALLIKVE, from the coding sequence ATGAGCGGACGGGAAACAGTAATCGTTAGCGCGGCCCGTACGCCTTTCGGACGGTTTGGAGGGGTTTTACAGCCTCTATCGGCAGTTGATTTAGGAGCCGTAGCCATTAAAGAAGCAGTTAAACGGGCTGGAATTGAGAACGACCAAGTAGACTACGTGCTCATGGGGATGGTTCTGCAAGGAGGAGCGGGACAGATCCCTTCGAGACAGGCCTCTATAAAAGCCGGCCTGCCTCTGCACGTACCATCAGATACTATCAACAAGGTATGTATCTCCTCTCACCGGGCCGTCACTATGGCTGATGAGATGATTAAGGCCGGTTATGCGGAGATTGTGGTGGCCGGGGGAATGGAAAGTATGAGCAACTCTCCTTACGCTGTTCCCCGGGCGCGATGGGGTTACCGGATGGGCAACGGCGAACTGATTGACCTTATGGTCTATGATGGCTTGAGATGTGCCTTCCACAATGTTCACATGGCGGTTCATGGTAGCAAAGTGGCCAAGGAGTACGGTATTAGCAGGCAGGAACAGGACGAATGGGCTCTGCGGAGTCACCAGAGAGCAATAGCTGCTATCGATTCCGGCAAGCTCAACGATGAAATAGTGCCTGTAGAAGTACCACAGCGAAAGGGTCCAGCCTTAGTGGTAGAAACAGACGAATCTCCCCGACGGGACACTTCTTTGGAAAAATTGGCGGCGTTACCTCCTATATTTATAGAAGACGGGACTGTAACTGCCGGGAATGCGCCGGGAGTCAACGACGGAGCGGGTGCTTTAGTCTTGATGTCGCGGGAGAAGGCTAAAGCTTTGGGTTTAATTCCGTTGGCTACCATTGTTGACCATACTTGGGTGGCAGAAGAGCCCGCCTATATCGCTACCGTGCCCGGCCTGGCTACTAATAAATTGTTGAAGAAGGTCGGGATGAATATCCATGATATTCACTTAATAGAAGCTAATGAAGCGTTTGCTGCCGTTACCTTAACTAGCGGTAAGATTACCGGCTGGGATCCGGAAAAAGTAAACGTTAACGGAGGAGCCATTGCCTACGGTCATCCTATTGGGGCTAGCGGCGCCCGGATTATTATGACTTTAATATATGAGCTGCGTCGCCGTGGTGGAGGTTACGGAGTGGCTGCCATTTGCGGTGGAGCTGCTCAGGGCGATGCATTATTAATTAAAGTAGAGTAG
- the pnp gene encoding polyribonucleotide nucleotidyltransferase, whose amino-acid sequence MQSERVVFGKEIELAGRKLSLQVGKVATQANGSVLARYGDTMTLVTAVASAQPREGIDFFPLTVDYEERLYAVGKIPGGFIKREGRPSEKAILSARLIDRPIRPLFPKSYRNDVHVVATVLSVDQNSPPDVLAMVGASAALHLSDIPFAGPIGAVAVGRVDGKLIINPTLEQSEKSDMHLVVAGTRDAVMMVEAGAKEVPEDVMLEAIMLGHEEIKRIVDFIEELREEALEKGLALPKQEVVEEEEALEVERIAREFCTERIAELLRECRQEKLSKLAREAKIKLAKEQLLEEFLASNPEMPEQYQEFDKLFMGAVNKIEKELLRKMILEEGVRIDGRKLDEIRPVSCEVGILPRTHGSALFTRGETQVLTVGTLGAVGEEQILDGLEVEEAKRYMHHYNFPPYSVGEARPIRGPGRREIGHGALAERALEPMLPPEEEFPYTIRLVSEVLESNGSTSMASVCGSTLALMDAGVPIKAPVAGVAMGLIKEEDRVAILTDIQGYEDALGDMDFKVAGTQKGITALQMDIKIPGINREILEKALAQAREGRLFILEKMLATIDRPRPELSPYAPRIIRTVVDPEKIRDIIGPGGKVIKKIIDETGVKIDIEDDGTVYIAAVDREAGEKAMRIIENLTQDVQLGKVYLGKVTRTTEFGAFVEVIPGVLGLPGKEGMVHISQLAEGRVGRVEDVVRAGEQILVKAIGFDQQGRLRLSHKEALRNQGEEEERKKRPRRGRGRR is encoded by the coding sequence ATGCAGTCGGAGAGAGTTGTTTTCGGCAAGGAAATAGAATTGGCTGGTAGAAAACTCAGCCTACAAGTAGGAAAAGTGGCAACGCAGGCAAACGGCTCGGTTTTGGCTCGGTACGGAGATACCATGACTTTGGTTACTGCGGTGGCATCTGCTCAGCCCCGCGAAGGAATAGATTTTTTCCCTTTGACGGTAGATTATGAGGAAAGGCTTTATGCGGTAGGGAAAATCCCCGGGGGATTCATAAAAAGGGAAGGGAGGCCCAGTGAAAAAGCTATTCTCTCGGCGCGTTTAATTGACCGTCCTATTAGACCTCTATTTCCGAAGTCATATCGTAATGACGTTCATGTAGTTGCTACTGTTTTATCGGTAGACCAGAATAGTCCTCCTGACGTATTAGCTATGGTGGGGGCTTCTGCAGCCCTTCACTTATCCGATATTCCATTTGCCGGTCCTATAGGAGCGGTTGCTGTCGGTCGAGTTGACGGAAAATTGATCATAAATCCTACGTTGGAACAATCAGAGAAGAGCGACATGCATTTGGTAGTAGCAGGAACTAGAGATGCGGTTATGATGGTGGAAGCAGGAGCGAAGGAAGTTCCGGAAGATGTGATGTTAGAAGCTATAATGTTAGGACATGAGGAAATTAAGAGAATAGTCGATTTTATTGAGGAGTTAAGAGAAGAAGCATTAGAAAAAGGTTTGGCTTTACCCAAACAGGAAGTAGTCGAGGAAGAAGAAGCCCTTGAAGTAGAAAGGATAGCAAGGGAGTTCTGTACCGAGCGTATAGCTGAACTTCTGAGAGAATGCCGGCAAGAAAAGTTAAGTAAGTTGGCCAGGGAAGCAAAGATCAAGCTGGCTAAAGAGCAATTACTAGAAGAGTTTCTGGCCTCTAACCCGGAGATGCCTGAGCAGTATCAGGAGTTCGATAAGCTTTTCATGGGTGCGGTGAATAAAATTGAAAAGGAATTGCTCAGAAAAATGATACTGGAAGAAGGAGTAAGAATTGACGGTCGCAAGCTTGATGAGATTCGCCCTGTATCCTGTGAAGTTGGTATCTTACCACGAACTCACGGTTCTGCTTTGTTTACCAGAGGAGAGACACAGGTACTGACGGTGGGCACCTTGGGGGCCGTCGGTGAGGAGCAGATATTAGATGGGCTGGAAGTAGAAGAAGCAAAACGATACATGCATCACTATAATTTCCCTCCCTACAGTGTTGGAGAGGCGAGACCGATTCGAGGTCCGGGACGAAGGGAGATAGGGCATGGAGCTCTGGCGGAGAGAGCACTGGAACCGATGTTGCCTCCGGAAGAGGAATTTCCGTATACTATTCGTCTAGTTTCGGAAGTTCTGGAATCCAACGGATCAACTTCTATGGCCAGCGTCTGTGGTAGTACCCTAGCTCTAATGGATGCCGGAGTTCCTATCAAGGCGCCAGTGGCAGGTGTTGCCATGGGGTTGATTAAGGAAGAGGATAGGGTGGCGATTCTAACAGATATTCAAGGATACGAAGATGCACTAGGAGATATGGATTTCAAGGTTGCCGGTACCCAAAAGGGCATTACCGCACTGCAGATGGACATTAAGATTCCCGGCATAAACAGGGAGATATTGGAAAAGGCGTTGGCTCAAGCGCGGGAAGGAAGATTGTTTATTTTGGAGAAGATGCTGGCTACTATCGATCGCCCCAGACCTGAGTTATCGCCGTATGCACCTCGAATCATTCGCACTGTCGTGGATCCTGAAAAAATCCGGGATATTATTGGGCCCGGCGGTAAAGTGATTAAGAAGATAATCGATGAAACAGGTGTGAAAATCGATATTGAAGATGACGGCACTGTGTATATTGCCGCCGTTGACCGGGAAGCGGGCGAGAAAGCTATGAGGATTATCGAAAATCTAACTCAAGACGTGCAGCTAGGTAAAGTTTATCTTGGAAAGGTTACCCGAACTACCGAATTTGGGGCTTTTGTAGAGGTTATACCGGGTGTTCTCGGGTTACCCGGGAAGGAAGGAATGGTGCACATTTCTCAATTAGCAGAAGGCAGAGTGGGACGGGTGGAGGATGTGGTTCGTGCCGGAGAGCAAATACTAGTTAAGGCCATCGGTTTTGACCAACAGGGTAGGTTGAGACTGTCTCACAAGGAGGCCCTGCGTAATCAGGGGGAAGAAGAGGAACGAAAGAAACGGCCTCGTAGGGGTCGAGGCAGGCGCTAA
- a CDS encoding YIP1 family protein, with amino-acid sequence MKLGNYYKFITVEKLEPTFEKLGTVSTLVLGIIYGGSNLWFHQEYLHGFESRFLQVVLVPLIFLLAGVLMAYLTRVALMLAFWGFSRGLGGLGDISKLYRFSGYGLLPLCLGAPGIAYFGNVSLEARTPVVSFVLGILLLVSIFLTILSWHRIVMATQQFSRWKAWICLALTAIFTFSVFYLVQPS; translated from the coding sequence ATGAAGTTGGGGAATTATTATAAATTTATAACTGTGGAAAAATTGGAACCTACTTTTGAGAAACTGGGGACGGTAAGTACTTTGGTTTTAGGAATAATTTATGGCGGAAGCAATCTCTGGTTCCATCAAGAGTATTTACATGGTTTTGAGTCCCGGTTTTTGCAGGTAGTATTAGTGCCACTAATATTTCTTTTGGCTGGCGTATTAATGGCGTACTTGACTCGCGTGGCGTTGATGCTGGCGTTTTGGGGATTCAGCAGGGGGTTAGGGGGACTGGGAGATATAAGCAAGTTATATCGCTTTTCCGGGTACGGGTTGTTGCCGCTATGTCTCGGTGCTCCGGGTATTGCCTATTTCGGGAATGTTTCGCTGGAAGCTCGAACGCCGGTGGTCAGTTTTGTTCTGGGAATACTACTCTTAGTTTCAATTTTCCTAACTATATTGAGCTGGCACCGGATAGTAATGGCAACGCAGCAGTTTTCACGATGGAAAGCATGGATTTGTTTGGCATTAACAGCCATTTTTACTTTCAGTGTTTTTTATTTGGTACAACCGTCATAA
- a CDS encoding sodium:solute symporter family transporter, whose product MEQSWQLSNTSLGIAFLVASFVVFYLIGWYSNRASKSVADLYIAGGTIGPLANGLGMASTYMSLATFLGVTALILKLQVPFVYMWIQFILAIPLITILFGTSLRRMGAFTPAHFVRERYGKTAAVVSACWMILIMLMYALGQMIGIAKAFETLLGIPYAYGLAFGGLLIVGYITLGGMYGASYNAAFQMVMMGIAFIIPLGAIMKAMGSSGWWFPPLLYGDMVKSMLEVAPDFFDPKYGVKWYFALIPSLTLGGIGLPHLAMRVFTASSLRSARAAMVWYALILGMVFSATYTMGFAGVYFSQSTGTVISPTDADKITIILNLVYNPEWVTALVIVGAIAAGLSTLNGNLLAIGALVAQDIISTLKPNLAEKSKMVIGYVAIATAGIVSILLAFKPPAFLVVSILWAFGLAATVSAPLVIMGVWWKEANKYGAIAASLIAGLVYILVSPYVAPSITLSGDALTDKLGLSGALLSAPLSFIILIVVSYVTNRIPSLAVRIPRHETEKLIESIHGWSTVNPMRYNSTAGAFTIAGICAVLVIWALMPW is encoded by the coding sequence ATGGAACAAAGTTGGCAGCTTTCTAATACGTCTTTAGGTATTGCGTTTCTGGTGGCAAGTTTTGTGGTGTTCTATCTCATTGGCTGGTATTCAAATCGGGCAAGTAAATCGGTAGCAGATTTATATATTGCCGGCGGTACGATTGGTCCGCTTGCCAACGGGCTGGGTATGGCTTCCACTTACATGAGTCTGGCCACTTTTTTAGGAGTTACAGCGCTGATTCTTAAACTGCAAGTTCCTTTCGTTTACATGTGGATACAATTCATCTTAGCCATCCCTCTAATTACTATTTTGTTTGGCACCAGCCTTCGGCGTATGGGTGCGTTCACTCCCGCTCATTTCGTGAGGGAACGCTACGGGAAAACGGCAGCGGTAGTATCGGCCTGCTGGATGATACTTATCATGCTGATGTACGCGCTGGGTCAAATGATTGGTATTGCGAAAGCTTTTGAAACCCTTTTAGGTATTCCCTATGCCTATGGTTTAGCTTTTGGTGGATTGTTAATAGTAGGATATATTACTCTTGGGGGTATGTACGGAGCCTCTTACAACGCTGCCTTCCAAATGGTTATGATGGGGATTGCTTTCATCATTCCTCTGGGGGCGATTATGAAGGCCATGGGGAGCTCAGGATGGTGGTTTCCTCCCCTGCTCTACGGTGATATGGTGAAATCAATGCTTGAGGTAGCTCCGGACTTTTTCGATCCCAAGTACGGTGTCAAATGGTACTTTGCCTTGATTCCTAGTTTGACTTTAGGTGGAATTGGCTTGCCTCATCTCGCCATGCGGGTGTTCACGGCATCAAGTCTCCGGAGCGCGAGAGCAGCCATGGTATGGTATGCCCTGATACTTGGCATGGTGTTCTCGGCGACCTATACTATGGGTTTTGCTGGAGTATACTTTTCCCAATCTACGGGAACAGTGATTAGCCCTACTGATGCGGACAAAATCACTATTATTCTAAATCTAGTTTATAATCCGGAATGGGTTACGGCATTAGTGATTGTCGGTGCAATTGCTGCCGGTCTTTCGACCTTAAATGGAAACCTATTAGCTATTGGAGCCCTGGTGGCACAGGATATTATAAGCACTTTGAAGCCGAATTTAGCGGAGAAAAGTAAAATGGTTATTGGTTACGTTGCTATTGCCACAGCGGGTATAGTGAGTATTCTCCTTGCCTTCAAACCCCCGGCTTTCCTAGTGGTGAGCATCCTGTGGGCTTTCGGATTGGCAGCTACGGTTAGTGCGCCTTTGGTAATCATGGGAGTGTGGTGGAAGGAAGCGAATAAATACGGAGCCATTGCTGCTTCACTAATTGCAGGATTGGTTTACATCCTCGTTTCTCCTTACGTAGCGCCTTCTATTACATTGAGCGGTGACGCTTTGACTGATAAGCTGGGGCTATCGGGTGCGTTACTGTCGGCTCCTTTGAGCTTTATTATCTTGATTGTAGTATCTTATGTGACCAATCGTATTCCTTCTTTGGCTGTACGAATACCGCGGCATGAGACGGAAAAATTAATAGAAAGTATACACGGCTGGAGCACGGTTAATCCTATGCGCTATAACAGTACTGCCGGAGCCTTTACCATTGCGGGAATCTGTGCGGTTCTGGTAATTTGGGCTCTCATGCCGTGGTAA
- the rpsO gene encoding 30S ribosomal protein S15, whose translation MGLAPEKKQEIIEKYQLHETDTGSPEVQIAILTERINHLTEHLKVHKKDHHSRRGLLKMVGQRRGLLEYLKKKDIERYRRIVQELGLRR comes from the coding sequence GTGGGCTTAGCTCCTGAAAAGAAGCAAGAAATAATTGAAAAATACCAACTACATGAAACAGATACCGGTTCGCCAGAAGTACAGATCGCTATTCTGACGGAACGGATTAATCACTTGACTGAGCACTTGAAAGTTCATAAAAAAGACCATCATTCCCGGAGAGGTTTACTGAAGATGGTGGGTCAGCGTCGAGGTTTGCTAGAGTACCTGAAGAAGAAGGATATTGAACGGTACCGCAGAATTGTGCAGGAACTCGGCTTGCGCAGATAA
- a CDS encoding sigma-54 interaction domain-containing protein: protein MAVERRIKEEIQKEIEAMGRDILNSIHNGVVAVDRRGIIVVFNKTLQRIFNCTEEYAVGKHIREIVPYTGLLKVLETGKSHIGRKFTIGGRIYLTNRTPIIRNGRIIGAVGVIQDITELQSVVDELQSVKDLKGTLETILDSAYDGLIVVNRDGMVTMVNGAFSTLLGTSPDQIVGRHVTEVMENTRMHIVAQTGRPEIGDLQRINGHDVVVMRIPIIKEGRTIGAVGKIMFKDVSELNALAKKINSLYSELAYYKDELKKYREAKYGLDNIVGNSEAIKRLKETTRKVAQSNSTVLIRGETGTGKELFAHALHMESCRRYAPFIKVNCAAIPENLLESELFGYAEGAFTGAKKGGQVGKFELANGGTIFLDEIGDMSLHLQAKLLRVLQEKEVERLGENKTRKIDVRVVAATNKNLEELIKKGKFRADLFYRLNVISLTIPPLRERMEDLEPLVYHFIGKYNHEFGVNVTGLAPACWNLFRNYHWPGNIRELANVIERAFNVVEGNTILVQDLPMYLQKYGRSGKVLVKQQTLQALLEQTEKAAIKEALSITKGNKAQAAKLLGISRAWLYQKIEKYHIEV, encoded by the coding sequence ATGGCAGTCGAGAGGCGCATTAAAGAGGAGATCCAGAAAGAAATCGAGGCCATGGGTAGAGATATTCTCAATTCTATTCACAACGGTGTGGTAGCGGTTGATCGACGAGGCATTATAGTTGTATTTAACAAAACTCTACAACGCATTTTCAATTGTACCGAGGAGTACGCTGTGGGCAAACATATTCGGGAAATTGTTCCTTACACGGGATTGTTAAAAGTATTGGAAACGGGAAAATCTCATATCGGTCGAAAATTTACCATAGGTGGCAGAATTTATTTAACAAATAGGACACCTATTATTCGAAACGGCAGGATCATCGGTGCGGTCGGAGTTATTCAAGATATCACCGAATTACAATCGGTAGTGGATGAACTGCAGAGTGTTAAAGACTTGAAAGGAACTTTAGAAACTATCTTAGATTCGGCTTACGATGGTCTGATTGTAGTAAATCGTGATGGCATGGTAACTATGGTTAATGGAGCCTTTAGTACTCTGCTGGGAACTTCTCCTGATCAGATAGTAGGCCGGCACGTAACAGAAGTTATGGAGAATACGCGCATGCATATAGTAGCGCAGACCGGAAGGCCTGAAATAGGGGATCTTCAGCGCATAAATGGCCATGACGTGGTAGTTATGCGGATTCCGATTATAAAAGAAGGGCGTACTATTGGAGCGGTAGGTAAAATTATGTTTAAGGACGTAAGCGAGTTAAATGCTTTGGCTAAGAAGATCAACAGCCTTTATAGCGAATTAGCGTACTATAAGGATGAACTCAAAAAATATCGGGAAGCCAAATACGGTTTAGATAACATAGTGGGTAATAGCGAAGCGATTAAGAGGCTGAAAGAAACTACGCGTAAAGTTGCTCAAAGCAATTCTACCGTTCTCATACGGGGAGAAACAGGTACGGGAAAAGAGCTCTTCGCCCATGCTTTGCACATGGAAAGTTGTCGCCGTTATGCTCCTTTTATTAAGGTGAACTGTGCGGCTATACCGGAAAACCTTCTGGAATCGGAGCTTTTTGGATATGCGGAAGGCGCATTTACCGGCGCCAAGAAAGGAGGGCAGGTTGGCAAGTTTGAGTTGGCCAACGGCGGTACCATTTTTCTGGACGAGATAGGAGATATGTCTCTGCACTTACAAGCCAAACTGTTGAGAGTTTTACAGGAAAAAGAAGTTGAGCGTTTGGGAGAAAACAAGACCAGGAAAATAGATGTAAGGGTTGTAGCGGCAACGAACAAGAACTTGGAAGAACTTATCAAGAAGGGCAAGTTCCGGGCAGATCTTTTCTACCGCCTGAACGTTATTAGCCTGACTATTCCTCCTTTGCGGGAACGCATGGAGGACCTGGAGCCATTGGTATACCATTTCATAGGTAAGTACAATCATGAATTTGGAGTTAACGTCACCGGCTTGGCACCTGCCTGCTGGAATCTATTTCGAAATTATCACTGGCCCGGAAACATCCGGGAATTGGCCAACGTAATTGAGAGAGCTTTCAATGTAGTGGAAGGGAATACTATTCTGGTGCAAGACCTTCCTATGTACCTCCAAAAATACGGTCGGTCGGGAAAGGTGCTGGTGAAACAGCAGACCCTCCAGGCTTTGTTAGAACAGACGGAGAAGGCGGCTATTAAAGAAGCTTTGTCGATAACGAAAGGGAATAAAGCACAGGCGGCAAAGCTTTTGGGCATATCTCGAGCCTGGCTTTACCAGAAGATCGAGAAATATCATATAGAAGTTTAG